One Carassius auratus strain Wakin chromosome 4, ASM336829v1, whole genome shotgun sequence DNA segment encodes these proteins:
- the LOC113062286 gene encoding myeloid cell surface antigen CD33-like, giving the protein MDMAEKIIIFCFLLEGVCCGDFNIYLPEKIKALSGSCVIIKCRFEIKEEFDKDLTERATGVWFKDGTEANKNVVFNSRTSSRNFLIRGNITGKLKDKDCTTVFYDLRSNHSGRYLFRIEGEGKLKYTYRQANVSIDVIESPPKPRVQLYVEQKEVQGQEEVLEVLEGSSVSLRCSAETLCSSPPPTLTWSSTPRIPLSESSRLQELISDLNFTATHCEHGVTFTCTITYQLQDKTKTEQDSIALHVQCLNHFSLLIGVVVVALVIMLLSTITCICVRLSTKQKAQNEAVDTYASLQLSAPVSEYETLNIKQQIHV; this is encoded by the exons ATGGACATGgcagagaaaataattattttctgttttctgttagaAG GTGTTTGCTGTGGAGATTTCAACATCTATCTGCCAGAGAAGATTAAAGCTCTCAGTGGATCTTGTGTGATCATAAAGTGCAGATTTGAGATTAAAGAAGAATTTGACAAAGACCTCACCGAGAGAGCTACAGGAGTGTGGTTCAAAGATGGGACTGAAGCGAACAAAAATGTAGTGTTTAACTCAAGGACATCAAGCAGAAACTTCTTAATTAGAGGAAATATAACTGGAAAATTAAAAGATAAGGACTGCACCACTGTATTTTATGACCTCAGATCAAATCACAGTGGTCGGTATTTATTCAGGATTGAGGGTGAAGGTAAACTGAAATATACCTATAGACAAGCCAATGTTTCAATAGATGTGATTG AGTCTCCTCCCAAACCCAGAGTGCAGCTGTATGTGGAGCAGAAGGAGGTGCAGGGTCAGGAGGAGGTGTTGGAGGTGTTGGAGGGGAGCTCTGTGAGTCTGCGCTGCTCTGCTGAGACTCTCTGCTCCTCTCCTCCACCAACTCTCACATGGAGCTCCACTCCCAGAATCCCCCTCAGTGAGAGCAGCAGACTACAGGAGCTCATCTCTGATCTGAACTTCACTGCTACTCACTGTGAACACGGAGTCACTTTCACCTGCACTATAACCTACCAGCTACAGGACAAGACCAAAACAGAACAGGACAGCATCGCACTACATGTTCAGT GTTTGAATCATTTCTCTTTGCTGATTGGAGTTGTTGTTGTGGCTCTGGTGATCATGTTGTTAAGCACCATTACATGCATCTGTGTACG attGTCCACTAAGCAGAAG gcTCAGAATGAGGCAGTAGACACATATGCTTCTCTTCAGCTCTCTGCTCCAGTCTCTGAATATGAGACTTTGAACATTAAGCAACAAATACACGTCTGA